The Pan troglodytes isolate AG18354 chromosome 7, NHGRI_mPanTro3-v2.0_pri, whole genome shotgun sequence genome has a window encoding:
- the PNMA2 gene encoding paraneoplastic antigen Ma2 produces MALALLEDWCRIMSVDEQKSLMVTGIPADYEEAEIQEILQETLKSLGRYRLLGKIFRKQENANAVLLELLEDTDVSAIPSEVQGKGGVWKVIFKTPNQDTEFLERLNLFLEKEGQTVSGMFRALGQEGVSPATVPCISPELLAHLLGQAMAHAPQPLLPMRYRKLRVFSGSAVPAPEEESFEVWLEQATEIVKEWPVTEAEKKRWLAESLRGPALDLMHIVQADNPSISVEECLEAFKQVFGSLESRRTAQVRYLKTYQEEGEKVSAYVLRLETLLRRAVEKRAIPRRIADQVRLEQVMAGATLNQMLWCRLRELKDQGPPPSFLELMKVIREEEEEEASFENESIEEPEERDGYGRWNHEGDD; encoded by the coding sequence ATGGCGCTGGCACTGTTAGAGGACTGGTGCAGGATAATGAGTGTGGATGAGCAGAAGTCACTGATGGTTACGGGGATACCGGCGGACTATGAGGAGGCTGAGATTCAGGAGATCCTTCAGGAGACTTTAAAGTCTCTGGGCAGGTATAGACTGCTTGGCAAGATATTCCGGAAGCAGGAGAATGCCAATGCTGTCTTACTAGAGCTTCTGGAAGATACTGATGTCTCGGCCATTCCCAGTGAGGTCCAGGGAAAGGGGGGTGTCTGGAAGGTGATCTTTAAGACCCCTAATCAGGACACTGAGTTTCTTGAAAGATTGAAcctgtttctagaaaaagaggggCAGACGGTCTCGGGTATGTTTCGAGCTCTGGGGCAGGAGGGCGTGTCTCCAGCCACAGTGCCCTGCATCTCACCAGAATTACTGGCCCATTTGTTGGGACAGGCAATGGCACACGCGCCTCAGCCCCTGCTACCCATGAGATACCGGAAACTGCGAGTATTCTCAGGGAGTGCTGTCCCAGCCCCAGAGGAAGAGTCCTTTGAGGTCTGGTTGGAACAGGCCACGGAGATAGTCAAAGAGTGGCCAGTAacagaggcagaaaagaaaaggtgGCTGGCGGAAAGCCTGCGGGGCCCTGCCCTGGACCTCATGCACATAGTGCAGGCAGACAACCCGTCCATCAGTGTAGAAGAGTGTTTGGAGGCCTTTAAGCAAGTGTTTGGGAGCCTAGAGAGCCGCAGGACAGCCCAGGTGAGGTATCTGAAGACCTatcaggaggaaggagagaaggtcTCAGCCTATGTGTTACGGTTAGAAACCCTGCTCCGGAGAGCGGTGGAGAAACGCGCCATCCCTCGGCGTATTGCGGACCAGGTCCGCCTGGAGCAGGTCATGGCTGGGGCCACTCTTAACCAGATGCTGTGGTGCCGGCTTAGGGAGCTGAAGGATCAGGGCCCGCCCCCCAGCTTCCTTGAGCTAATGAAGGTAATacgggaagaagaggaggaagaggcctCCTTTGAGAATGAGAGTATCGAAGAGCCAGAGGAACGAGATGGCTATGGCCGCTGGAATCATGAGGGAGACGACTGA